One genomic window of Bacillus mycoides includes the following:
- a CDS encoding zinc ribbon domain-containing protein, with amino-acid sequence MKFCGTCKKQVAGHLNFCPKCRSKLEEISGDTAASSEEIQLETRPVQINKNVFLIIGFIVIVALLFGAYQFGANKFSKEKQVNVMIEAFQNKDVSAIDEFVKVDDPGLKVKPEDIKAYIRYLKDNPSYNKTLLSYLQKEAVDENSASDTASFQDGTIIEDGKEWFLYPKYKFSMKSYYMNVSTTAKNAEIYVNDKKETELSSGKTSKELGPYFPGAYVVKAKAKSELTELETEKEVDLANEKNGTVEVNLSLEGNYVTISSDEKEAAVFVNGQKRGKLSNGSYKLGPVATDETIEVHLEKNSDLGVIKSESIKIGEQSTYYLKFPKETSSSAAGEFVRTHIYDNVRAISLNDFSIIESNYDKSGPSYKEDREYLQYLHKKGITEDLLTMDIRNVERQSETKYKVTTYEEYHIRYGDGSVKFKSFNNEHIVTVNGNGKILYYSLGANNTLKSEEISGPTR; translated from the coding sequence TTGAAGTTTTGTGGAACTTGTAAGAAGCAGGTTGCAGGCCATTTGAACTTTTGTCCTAAGTGCCGCAGTAAATTAGAAGAAATATCGGGCGATACGGCTGCTTCTAGTGAGGAGATACAATTAGAGACAAGACCAGTGCAAATTAATAAAAATGTATTTTTGATCATTGGTTTCATCGTAATTGTTGCTTTATTATTTGGGGCATATCAATTTGGGGCAAATAAGTTTTCAAAAGAAAAGCAAGTAAATGTAATGATCGAGGCATTCCAAAATAAAGATGTTAGTGCAATCGATGAGTTTGTGAAAGTAGATGATCCAGGCCTAAAGGTTAAGCCAGAAGATATTAAAGCATACATACGTTATTTAAAAGATAATCCTTCGTACAATAAGACATTATTGTCCTATTTACAAAAAGAGGCAGTAGATGAAAATTCAGCAAGTGATACAGCATCTTTTCAAGATGGGACAATTATAGAAGACGGGAAAGAGTGGTTCTTATATCCAAAGTATAAGTTCAGTATGAAATCTTATTACATGAATGTTAGCACAACTGCAAAGAATGCTGAAATATATGTAAATGATAAAAAAGAAACAGAGCTTTCTAGTGGTAAAACTTCGAAAGAATTAGGACCATACTTCCCAGGTGCTTATGTTGTAAAGGCAAAGGCGAAGTCAGAGCTTACTGAATTAGAGACAGAAAAAGAAGTGGATTTAGCAAACGAAAAGAATGGGACAGTAGAAGTGAATTTATCACTTGAAGGAAATTATGTAACCATTTCTTCTGATGAAAAAGAAGCGGCTGTTTTTGTGAACGGTCAAAAGCGTGGGAAATTAAGTAACGGAAGCTATAAACTTGGTCCTGTAGCGACAGATGAAACGATTGAAGTACATTTAGAGAAAAACAGCGACCTTGGTGTCATTAAATCTGAAAGCATCAAAATTGGGGAACAAAGCACATATTATTTAAAGTTCCCGAAAGAAACGTCAAGCTCAGCAGCTGGTGAATTTGTGCGAACACATATTTATGATAATGTGCGCGCGATTTCATTAAATGATTTTAGCATAATTGAAAGTAATTATGATAAAAGCGGGCCATCGTATAAGGAAGACCGTGAATACTTACAATATCTACACAAAAAAGGAATTACAGAAGATCTATTAACGATGGATATTCGTAATGTAGAACGTCAAAGTGAAACGAAATATAAAGTAACGACATATGAAGAGTATCATATTCGTTACGGTGATGGATCTGTTAAGTTCAAAAGTTTTAATAATGAACATATCGTTACGGTTAATGGGAATGGCAAGATATTGTACTATTCTCTTGGAGCCAATAATACGCTGAAATCAGAGGAAATATCTGGTCCGACTCGTTGA
- a CDS encoding SWIM zinc finger family protein produces the protein MLQDSITKDEIMMIANEFVQGLDPQQVADQEHVATARHLYRSGVVYNVDFDGYTLSGTVNAEGSVYSVHIPIRNVTESYCDCFAPTQCQHMLAVLLSAASSFGQVGDVLTLFKNNTKPSLPPIRTARQVLQSSAFEELDYKSWQTYFENEYESFKKEQARLTYKQMYFLMSLFTDFYTKLERKAPRIVAIHELFKLHAALYCFQKLLEEIQEFEANKLYSYHQPVNVVRLFVDKVESTVRDLKTEEIPEESKPILQETARLIHEAFFSTDAYTQERFFIYRHVWGELLRTEEQLQEEEKRIDTKINPLSKALASSHLLFLNNEDLSAMELLKKQPASVVSLYFYWLEELLSAMQWDRAKSWLSFTYKQVKETITEQENTVFIQDIVRLFVMMYETYATHTNEQAGLEMILQELLPYSFTNYEQYVLAKKQYHAWTELQLLYGFEVIELLKEPLKDIEKEAPEAALPLYHHAAMEAIEERNRKSYKRAVRYLKKLRMLYKRLKRTDEWDAFIIHIANLHSRLRALQEELRRGKLIDDHTN, from the coding sequence ATGCTGCAAGACTCAATTACGAAAGATGAAATTATGATGATTGCGAATGAGTTCGTTCAAGGGCTTGATCCACAGCAAGTTGCTGATCAGGAGCATGTCGCTACAGCTCGGCACCTATATCGTAGTGGTGTTGTCTATAACGTTGACTTTGATGGCTATACGCTATCCGGAACTGTAAATGCTGAAGGCAGTGTATATAGCGTTCACATCCCGATTCGTAATGTCACTGAAAGCTATTGCGATTGCTTCGCGCCAACGCAATGTCAGCATATGCTTGCTGTGTTACTATCTGCAGCTTCTAGTTTTGGGCAGGTAGGAGATGTATTAACTTTATTCAAAAATAATACAAAACCTTCTCTTCCTCCTATTCGAACTGCACGACAAGTATTGCAATCATCAGCTTTTGAAGAACTGGATTATAAAAGTTGGCAAACATACTTTGAAAATGAATATGAATCATTTAAAAAAGAACAAGCGCGGCTCACTTATAAACAAATGTATTTTCTTATGAGTCTTTTTACAGACTTCTATACAAAATTAGAACGGAAAGCTCCGCGCATCGTTGCTATTCATGAATTATTTAAGTTGCACGCGGCACTTTATTGCTTTCAAAAATTATTAGAAGAAATTCAGGAATTTGAAGCAAACAAACTATATTCTTATCACCAACCAGTTAACGTCGTTCGCCTATTCGTTGATAAAGTTGAATCTACCGTTAGGGACCTAAAAACAGAGGAGATTCCAGAAGAATCCAAACCGATTTTACAAGAAACAGCGCGGCTCATACATGAAGCATTCTTCTCTACCGATGCCTATACACAAGAGCGATTCTTCATTTATCGTCACGTATGGGGTGAACTGTTAAGAACAGAAGAGCAGCTACAAGAAGAAGAAAAACGAATCGATACTAAAATCAATCCACTTTCCAAAGCATTAGCATCTTCTCATCTGCTCTTTTTAAATAATGAAGACTTATCGGCAATGGAATTACTCAAAAAACAGCCTGCTTCTGTTGTGAGCCTTTACTTCTATTGGTTAGAAGAGTTATTAAGTGCGATGCAGTGGGACCGTGCTAAAAGCTGGCTTTCCTTTACTTATAAACAAGTAAAAGAAACGATAACGGAACAAGAGAATACCGTCTTCATACAAGATATCGTTCGATTATTTGTGATGATGTATGAGACATATGCAACGCATACGAATGAACAAGCGGGATTAGAAATGATTTTACAAGAACTATTACCGTATAGTTTCACAAATTATGAACAATATGTACTTGCGAAGAAACAATACCATGCATGGACGGAACTTCAGCTCTTATATGGATTCGAAGTAATCGAACTTTTGAAAGAACCATTGAAAGATATTGAAAAAGAAGCGCCCGAAGCAGCACTTCCTCTTTATCACCATGCCGCAATGGAAGCAATTGAAGAGCGAAATCGCAAATCATATAAACGTGCCGTTCGTTACTTAAAGAAATTACGTATGCTTTATAAACGACTGAAGCGAACTGATGAATGGGATGCTTTCATTATTCATATCGCTAACTTACATTCACGTCTGCGTGCACTACAAGAGGAATTACGGAGAGGAAAATTAATCGATGATCATACAAACTGA
- a CDS encoding cell wall-binding protein EntA gives MKKLIGIATAAVFGLGIFTASANAETVVKTDVLNVRENPTTESKVVGKLQNGHKLDVLNTENGWSQIKLDGKDAFVSTEFTKNSYYVTANVLNVRAEANTNSEILGTLKKDDMIETTNQVQNEWLQFEYNGKTAYVHVPFLTGTAPVIEKQETPAPAKAAAPAKAQAPAPVKTAAKPAVKAAETSEPSNGRELTVVATAYTAHPSENGGTYGGRVLTAMGHDLTANPNMKMIAVDPKVIPLGSKVWVEGYGEAIAGDTGGAIKGNRIDILLGSDSAANKWGRKTVKVKILK, from the coding sequence ATGAAAAAATTAATTGGAATAGCAACAGCAGCAGTTTTTGGTCTTGGGATTTTCACCGCATCTGCTAACGCAGAAACTGTTGTAAAAACAGACGTACTAAATGTACGAGAAAACCCTACTACTGAATCAAAAGTTGTCGGTAAATTACAGAATGGTCATAAATTAGATGTTCTAAATACAGAAAACGGATGGTCACAAATCAAATTAGATGGTAAAGACGCATTCGTAAGTACAGAGTTTACAAAGAACTCTTACTATGTAACAGCTAACGTATTAAATGTACGTGCTGAAGCGAACACAAACTCAGAAATTCTTGGAACGCTTAAGAAAGACGATATGATCGAAACAACGAACCAAGTACAAAATGAGTGGTTACAATTTGAATATAACGGGAAAACGGCTTATGTTCATGTTCCTTTCTTAACAGGTACAGCACCTGTTATTGAGAAACAAGAAACGCCTGCTCCTGCTAAAGCTGCAGCACCAGCTAAGGCTCAAGCACCTGCACCAGTAAAAACAGCTGCTAAGCCTGCTGTGAAAGCTGCTGAAACTAGCGAACCTTCTAATGGTCGTGAGTTAACTGTTGTAGCTACAGCATATACAGCTCATCCGAGCGAAAACGGTGGCACATACGGCGGCCGTGTATTAACTGCAATGGGTCATGACCTAACAGCGAACCCAAACATGAAAATGATCGCTGTTGACCCGAAAGTAATCCCGTTAGGATCTAAAGTATGGGTAGAAGGTTATGGAGAAGCAATCGCTGGTGATACTGGCGGTGCAATTAAAGGTAACCGTATCGACATTCTACTTGGATCAGATAGCGCTGCTAACAAATGGGGACGCAAAACTGTTAAAGTGAAAATTTTAAAATAA
- a CDS encoding DUF3910 family protein, translated as MNVQAKVDWVGTPKPYIYKDDVTYDAIAIDFSLTNDDNRYKLIVLKSEEHTHYKLVQYGIKPGSQKPFPIDIPFEQEMLPLIEQILNDPYVQAILKEARF; from the coding sequence ATGAATGTACAAGCAAAAGTAGACTGGGTCGGTACACCAAAACCGTACATATATAAAGATGATGTAACATATGATGCAATCGCAATTGACTTCTCACTAACAAACGATGACAATCGCTATAAATTAATTGTGCTCAAGTCTGAAGAACATACACATTACAAACTCGTACAATACGGAATAAAACCAGGCTCTCAAAAGCCATTCCCTATTGATATTCCATTCGAGCAAGAAATGCTACCGCTCATAGAACAAATATTAAATGATCCATATGTACAAGCGATATTAAAGGAAGCGCGCTTCTAA